The genomic window tttgctctaagtacggatggcatgaatccttttggcgagcagagctccagccatagcacctggcccgtgactctatgcatctacaaccttcctccttggttgtgcatgaagcggaagttcattatgatgccagtgctcatccaaggtccgaagcaacccggcaacgacatcgatgtgtacctaaggccattagttgatgaacttttacagctgtggggtggtgtccgtgtgtgggatgagcacaaacaagaggaatttgacctacgagcgttgcttttcgtaaccatcaacgattggcctgctcttagtaacctttcgggactgtcaaataagggatacaatgcatgcacgcactgcttacatgagactgaaagtgtacatttgccaaattgtaagaagaacgtgtaccttgggcatcgtcgatttcttccgaaaattcatccagtaagaaagaaaggcaagcattacaacggcaaggcagatcaccggccgaagcctgcggaacgcactggtgctgaggtatttgatatggtcaaggatttgaaagtcatctttggaaagggtcctggcggacaatcagttccgaagggagctgacgggcacgcagccatgtggaagaagaaatctatattctgggagctagaatattagaaagtcctagatgtccgctctgcaatcgacgtgatgcacgttacgaagaatatttgcgtgaacctcctaagcttcttgggcgtgtatgggaagacaaatgatacaaaggaagcacggcaggaccagcaacgtttgaaagaccctgatgaccggcatccggaatggtttcaaggtcgtgccagctacgctctgaccaaagaagagaaggtcatcttttttgaatgcctgagcagtatgaaggtcccgtctggattctcgtccaatataaagggaataataaacatggcggagaaaaggttccaaaacctgaagtctcacgactgccacgtgattatgacgcaattgcttccgattgctttgagggggctcctgccggaaaatgttcgagtagccattgtgaagctatgtgcattcctcaatgcaatctctcagaaggtaatcaatccagaagttctaccacggttacagaacgatgtgatccaatgtcttgtcagtttcgagttggtgttcccgccatccttcttccatattatgacgcacctcctggttcacctagtcgaagagattttcgttctcggtcctgtatttctacacaatatgttccccttcgagaggttcatgggagtattaaagaaatatgttcgtaaccgtgctaggccagaaggaagcatcgccaagggctatggaaatgaggaggtaattgagttttgtgttgactttgttcctgaccttaagccgattggtcttcctcgatcgcggcacgaggggagactaagtggaaaaggcacgatcggaaggaaatcaacgatatgtatggacggccattctctgactgaagcacaccacactgtactgaccaattccagcttggtggctccgtactttgagaaacacaagaatattttacgctcggacaacccggggaagcctgaatcctggattaggaaggcccacatggagactttcggcagttggttgagaaaacatttaatgaatgacaatgatgttgtagatcagctgtacatgttggccaagacaccatcttcgactataacgactttccaagggtacgagataaatgggaatacattttacacgatcgcccaagataaaaagagcaccaaccaaaacagtggtgtccgctttgatgcagcaaccgagaatgggcaaaaggtcacatattatggttacatagaggagatatgggaacttgactatggaccctcctttaaggtccctttgttccggtgcaaatggttcaagctaacaggaggtggggtaaaggtggaccagcaatacggaatgacaatggtggatttcaacaatcttggttaccttgacgaaccattcgtcctagcgaaagatgtcgctcaggttttctatatgaaggacatgagtagcaaaccgaggaaacggaaagataagaaaacgatcagtgcatcatgcgatgatccaaagcgccacattgttctttcagggaaaagaaacatcgtgggagtggaggacaagacagacatgtcagaagattataatatgtttgctgaaattccgcccttcaaagtgaacaccgacccaagcattaagttaaatgatgaggatgctccatggatacggcacaatcgtaagcaagcagggacacaagggaagaaatgatgtgtaataatttattgtatcaaaccttttgtcaaaccttcaaggggttttaaaatgaattagttttatttttctgatttttttgatatataattgtatttttaagattttaaaatgaattagttttatttttctgattttaaaaggaaaaaggaagaagaagaaagaaggaaaaaggaagaaaaaaacagaagaaaaaaacagaagaaaaaaggaaaaacagaagaaaaaaacaaacagaagaaaaacataaaaaaaacagaagaaaaaaacagaagaaaaaaggaaaaaggaaaaaaggaagaaaaaaagaaaatatgccacctattgggccaccacggcctgaatacgactagaaacccattaaagggccaggattcaggcccgcagaaggccgagtaggcccacaggcacatagtgacagaataggcccgtaagcctgtatttgagaggagctcgaagtggtgagcgcagccgcgcttataaaccactgtcgaagcctctcggctagcgaggtgggactaaacatcccaccgcaccgcgccagttctagcacagacctttagtcgcggttgggaggcggaccgcgactaaagggtaccctttagtcacggtccgcctctccaaccgcgactaaagggtctttctgcgcgggaacggaagcggcgccaaaaccctttagtcgcggttggggaggcggaccgcgactaaagggtacctttagtcgcggtccgcctctccaaccgcgactaaagggtacctttagtcgcggtccgcctctccaaccgcgactaaaggtgcgtctataaatactgcacttagcagttttgccacttcccattctcctctctctcgacgccgaagcgctgccccggccgacgccgacgccgaagccctgccccgacgccgacgccgacgccgaagccctgccccgacgccgacgccgacgccgaagccctgcgcgccgccgcccccgtccccagtgagcgccgcctccgcccgtgccctgcccttgcccgccgcccgtgccttgcgcccttgtccgccgcccgccgccctaccgcccgccgcccgctggccctgcctgccgtcctccggcccttgcccgccgcccgctggccctgcccttgcccgccgcccatcgtgggagaagaagaaggaagaagaaaaaggaagaagaagaagaaagaaaaaggaaaaaggaagaagaagaaagaaggaagaagaaaacaaaagaaaaacagaagaaaaacaagaaaaaggaagaaaaaaggaaaaaggaagaaaaaaaagaaaaaggaagaaaacaacagaagaaaaaaagaaagaagaaaaaaaaggaagaagaaaaaaagaaagaatttttaaaattaaatacgtgaaaatacgtgaaagaattttttgtgtctaataaaatcaattttttgaaatacacgaataatttttaaattcacgaatatgtcatgaatcagtgaaaaaattaaatacgtgaactattctgaaatccctaaacattttttgaatacacaatatgtttttattcctgttttttccacaaaatcatcaatattttttgaaaaccttttttttgcaaaatcacaatgtttttgtatccatgaacattttatgattcatttttttgaattcacatacattttatgatttctcaaatatcttttttcattgctatattttgatatactgaattgttttaaagatgaaaaggataaaaacaggaaaagaaaaaatgaaatgaaatgaaaaagaaaagaaaaaagagtgtggccagcaccccccgccctgcacatgggtcatcccgaccccacatatattcgtctccatgtgcacgtgaacttcgcaggcaggcactcatgttcaaggagaacaaagagcgggagaaggccgaaagtaaaaaaaagcgggaaacaagttgcccagctcggggaacaaagtaaacaatcgattgccccgcttatagtggaagccttctgtccggatgcccccgagatcatacaagctacggcagcacagggattgactgtaacgagtgccagagaacaagcggccaacttaggtattactcttcgtgaactgttaggccttgatgaggcgccagtgaaggaggtagtaattacatatgtcaagaatgggcctctcgtcgagcctgcgcaggaaaaggatctacctccacaaatgaaaggtctgctgaaatggtacaagggttacataaaaaataaaaacgccaaagaatatatttatgcggaagttagacatgagcatcacttcaaacattactatgtacaaattgaactgagtgaattgttccagcttttcaatctgcgcgagctcgataaatctatcatcagttgctacgttctgtaagtgatttattaatttctaccccatctcgttcatattgcctgcactatatatatgttctaactatattgttgtgtccgctattatacatgcagaatgaagattaaggaatgcagagtaaggaacatccatgatgttgggttcattgacccacacatcgttaatggacatgtgttggagcgttaccccgccaacatggaggcagacctgtggcagtttcttacaaagcaggaactcaaaagtgatattctatttccttaccattttgagtgagtgtttctgtcttgagcacattctcttttgtttactccatgcatggtatgtggccggctaatcgatgagttatgcatgacgtactgtgcatgtatcgtgtccgcaggttccactggattctgctagtaattaaagttaacacctcagaatgtctcgtccacgactctgtgaatatggatccaaagctttggggcggcatgagaagaatgctgcagaagtaattattttcattcatttgcgctctatatcgatcggcctatttcgttcatttcctaatatcaagtaactaattaataactctcttgttcatttaattttctttgcctcgtagggtttggagacggttcgtagatacaaaggtcggtgaattcaaaaaagagctagaattcaaaatgttaaaggctaagaatgctggggatattcagccaccggagaccaatctatgtggatactatgtctgtgagatgatccggagatacacctctgagcgggttccgagtgataccaatgctcagaggaataacctccggtggatgcttagtccagaagctcgcttccgaccacttcaagaggaactagctggatggttcagcagggaagtcctccatcctaaaggagaacactattacgaggacgtagaactttatatgcattaaatcatgtatggaaacttgttcaaaattgtatatggtcatccaatgatattgaatatatattgtatattcctcttgaattctttttggttctaatttcaaatttatttgaaattgtacattcatatgcatgtatgtagtaccgtagaatatataaaactccttcaaaattaaaataaagcacaaaagaaataaaacaatacaaattaacagaaaacaggtttaggggggggggctaaaaccctaaacctgcggcggcctttagtcgcggttggccagaagaaccgcgactaaaggtcctccgccccgacggccacctggcgcccacgtggacgggcctttagtcgcggttcttaagcaaccgcgactaaaggggggggggcctttagtcgcgcccgttctgtcgcggttgcgcaaccgcgactaatggcagttgcgaaccgcgaccaaaggccctttttccaccagtgataGTTAGTTAGTCAGGCCATGGGTTAGTGGCCGGTGTGGCGTTCTAGTGGGTTAGTGCTCGGTGTGGTGAGCGTGCGTGTGTGCTCCGGGTATAAATCCCCCCGCCTGTGTACTGGTTGGTTGCCAGAAAAAAGTGCTCCATCCATCAGAGAGAGAGCGGTTCCAACACTTCCTAGACCCTGCACAAGGGAGAGCTACATCACAAGGCTGCCCTTTTTATATTGCGCCAAAACATCCAAACATATTTCTGCACATGGTAATACTTGTGCGTTGTTGGTCTGTGAAGTTTCAAGATCAAATATTCTTTTATTGGGGAGAAACAAACAAAAAACGAAATGCAATTGCACGAACTTTGATGCAAAAAAGGAAGGTGATGATAGAGAGTACACGTGTATGGTAGTACTGTCAGTACTTTCCATAGATTCCCTAAATTGCATGCTAGAGTACTATCGGTCAAATGCTTGTCTTTTTAAAAAGAATACGCCTTACATTTTAAAACAGAGAGGGAGAAAATAGCAAGAATGAGATGATTTTGCCTATTCTGTTTATGTGGCAGTACTACTTAAATGCCATAATGACGCAGACGAACAGCTGGGGTATTTTCCAATGACTTAATGCCACAATGATGTAGACAAATGGAGGCAGAAGGATAGGTCAGTAGCCGATTGTACAACACCATGTGGGTACGCCTGGACTGTCTTTACAATTAAGCCATTAGTAACTTCAGGATGCAGATTTCGAACCACGAAGAAAGAGATGATGAGACTGGACCAAGGATTTAGAAGTCGATCGTTCGCTTGAAGTTTAGTCTTACTACTGCACAAAAGCCAACTGCCAATTTCCCGTTATTTGTTTTCCTCCACTATCTCACACACCTCTTTTTAACCAACTGTTGGAGCTGCATCTCAATTCTCACAGCTCCTCCCTTCACTCTCACACGTTGCTTCACACAACACATACGCACCAAGAGAGAGACACTCAGAGATTTGCTTTGGCCAGAGGTATTTCTCCTTGGTGGCACTAGAGACTAGTACATTGTTTTTCCTGCCCTCGCAGCGTCCTCCTCTTCTCACTACTTCTCTTATATAGCAAACTTGATCACATGAATAGGCTGTTAGACTCGGCTAAACACACGCCTCGCACCACCAATCCTGGAATAACTTCAATAACCCATGACTCGACCAAATCTGTTGCCTGGCTACTCACACGATCCTACATGTGTTGGTGTCTACCTACGGCTCAACCAAACCGGACAGCTACATACAAACACTTCTCTCTGATTCCAGCCCCACGCCATGCCAGAACTTCCTCTAGTAGGTGGTAGCAGCTTGAAGAGCATCAGAACAACATGCGAAATAGATTACGGACGAGCTGTAGCATGAAAGTATTGCCATCCCGAAATACCAGAATGCACAGACACAAGGATGCTTTCTCCGCTATTTGAATGTGCCCGACTTACCAGTAACTCTAAGATTACTTGCCTTACATTCTGTTTCAGTGGAACTGACACTCTGCATGCTTAGCTCTGGATATCTCCAACACATCTCCTCTGGTGAGTTGGCCATCATAGATCGGAGCTGATTAACATTCTGTTTAGCTGTAAAGAAATGATCCGGTGACCTGCAAGCAAACCAACCAAAAATCTCAATTATCACCAGAACTGAATCTGGTAACAACCTGATGCATGCCTCCCATGAGTATTTCCCTCCGGCAGATCAACACATGGAGAAACATCTCATGCTAGCTTTCTTTTGCGCACCATGTATCATACCATCTAGTAATTAATTGCAGCTTGCTTTTCTTCATCTCCAATTCTTATACTACCCTTCTCAGCATCTTGCATTTGAACAACTTGCATGGCGCCATCTTGAACATAAGAAACATCCATACGACTAGGTTGAACCTTACTGATGAACCGATTACTGAATCAACATCTGCAGAATATTAGACCTTTAATTTTCCATACAATGAAAACAACATTCTCTACTATAGTTGTTTGCTGATCGCAGCCATTCAGATATACTAATGGTTTTTGTGGTTTGTGCAGTTAACAGAAATTCATTCCAGTACCACAAACAAAGCTATGTGAAGAAAGAAATCCTGTAATGATGGCACCAAAACTACATTACAGTTCAGAAAACGTGGGTATACCCGGTAGCCATACCTCATCAGTTTCCAGAGTCTGTAGTTATCAACAAATAACTGGCAAACCGGCACAAGAGAAGGGGGAAGTGCGTAATCAAGATAGTGGTCTGCTGCTCTTGTAGCTGCTTGCTTCATCTCAAGCTCCATCATGTATACAAGTACAACAGTCACAGGAGACTTTTCTTTTAACGACAGAATCTAGACAATGTATTCTTGAAACCATCTGCACTTTGGGACTTCATCAAAGAGCTGTTTCTGCCACTTCTTGCCATGAAATAGACTATCAATCAGCACAAGGATTTATTTTGCAATTTCCATCAGAATGGATCCTCACTTTTTCTGGTTCCTGTGAATTAAGCAAGCCAGCAAAAAATACTTTTATGTCAGTATTACTGGTTAGTAAGAATAAGATACTTTGTATAACAAAatacaaaaacaaattagaaataGTACCTAAAATACAGCCGTAACATCTTGCATATAGTTATGAACTTGCTTGCATGTCTATCAACATAAACGCATCTAACGTTTTTTATCTTTCTGCACTGTTCCTTTAGTTCTGTACTGCAGTTGCTCACATACAGCTCCTGCAGGGAAGCCGGCAGGCCCATTTCTGGTAATGATAGAATTCCTGGACAAGCCTTGATAGATAGTTTCTTGACGGAAGAAAGACGATGCAGTTCCTTAGGCAGCGATATGAGATCAGAGCAATAGCAAAAATCAAGAATATGAAGAGATGTAAGGTGACAAAGTGCTTTGTCTTGTTCTTCTGTGAACGATCTCACATTCTTCGCCTGCAGAGAATGAGTGATTGAGAAATCATTGTATACCCTACAAGTTCACCACATCAATGCAACTACACTGAGTTATTATTACCATgaaaaacaccacatgttggagagAGGGGAGGCTCTTGCAAATTGTTGTGCTAAAGAATGAAGCATTATCAATCTCAAGCTTCTCTAGATGCAGTAAAAAGTACAGATCCTTGTTCTGCCCATCTGGAGATGAAGGGCCGCACGGTATAGCTAAACTGGGACATTCAAATATCCGCATGTGCTTGATGCTGCAGAGAGACCCCATGCTGTCCAGAGCAGATAACCTAGCACATTTCTCAATAATAATTGTTTCTAAAGATGTGCAAGAATGGAGAACAATAGATGTCAGCCCTGGACTCCGTGATATTGCCAAGATGGACAATGAGGTGAGATTAGAAAGCATGAAAGACAGCAACCTGTTATCCATGTGAGTAACCATAAGGTCTTGTATCGATGGTGGTAGGAGGGACCAGCTGTCACTGGATTCTTTTTCTGTCATTATAGAAAAAAATTGTGGGCACCCTGTTATGTGCAGTGTTTTGAGTGAGATAAATCCAAGAAAGCCTTCATTGCACAGAAGAACCAGATCTGGGAAGTCTTCTATGCACAAATACTCAAGCCGATTTAAGAGGTCAGGTGGGATTTGCAACAAGCCATCAATTGTCCAGTAGTGGTTGTAAGATGTTGAGGAGCTGAAATTCCCAGTAATCAGACCACCAACTGCCAAGGATGCTATTTTTGGACAGCTTCCAATAGTCAAGAAATAAAGGAAGGGCAGTTGCAACAGCAAGTCAGATAACTGCTTCCCGGTTATACCACATTCTTGGATTACAAGCTTCTTGAGCAAAGATGGGACTCCTTGATCATACGAATAAGCAGGCAAGAAAAACTTTGGACAATCCATAATTACCAGCATCTCCAAGGAGAGAAGTCGGCTGAAATTTTCCCAGGGCAAATATGCTAGATCAAGGAAGCTTGCAATTGTTAATTTCACAAGCCCGCTAAGCCTGTAGTAAGTCAAAATTGATGTTAATATCTCATCCAAGGTTCTCACACTAGCACTCCCTTTGATATGTAATGCTCGCACAAATAATCTGATGTCAGGAAATGATCCTACTCCCTCAATAGACATTATGGATAGAGATTTCATCTCACCAAACTGGGGTAAGTCAACTAGCTGAGGACAGTTGTAAATGTTAACACGACGGAGGCAACAAAATGAGTGAAAGCCTTTGTCACTGGAAGAACATTGAGGTAATGCAAATAACCTTAGTTTAGGGCAATCTCTTATTGTAAGTTCTTCTAGACATGGAAAAATGACATGCTTTTCAGACCCAGTCCAATCGTCACAGGACATAACTGGTACTTCTGTTGAAGCAGACAACTGTACCAAATGTAGTGTTTTAAGAAGTGGAAATTGCCCAAGTGGCGGAAGTATCTCCCATTTTGTGCAATTCTCAAGATAGATGGACTCTAAGCTGGTGAGTGAAAAATTGGAGCTCAACCATGTCGGGGAACAAATACCTCCATAACTAGTTATATGAAGGCGCTTGAGCCCACAACTTGGAAGAAGACCCTCAAGCACCTCTGCCTCTGTAATAGAACTCACACCAAACCGATTCTTACACCATGAAAGCAACAGATCATGGATGTATATCTTGTCCCTTAATCCAGCATTCTTAGACTCCTCCCTACTACCCACATTCTCCAGATTGTAAATTGCAAGAGATCCTCCCAATTCTTTTAACCCATTCAACTGTTCAATCTGAAAGTCTTCAGTCTCTCCCACTCGGAATTCCTTCAATTCTTGGAGGAACTTTAGCCTTCCAACTCCAGCAATCTTTGCATGCAATTCGCCTCGAGCAACAAAATGCCTCAAGTTCAAAAGATTGTTCATGCCAAGTGGTAAAGCAGAAAGATCCACCCAATACTCTACATCAAGAACCTGGAGATGATAAAGTCGACATATAACCTCTGGCAAGGGTCCACCTGGTCCACTTGATATTAGTTCAAGATAGCGAAGATGGATCAATTTGCCAAAGTCACTAAGAAGAGTGTCTATGCTGCAAGTTAGTACGGATAGCCTCAAAACGCGAAGATGCTGCACCTCTTTGAATACCTTGGAAAAAGTTTCAGAAAACCCTTCATCATACTTCCCAAATAACATTAATGTGCTCAACGTTTTGGTCTGCACTTTTCCACCAATGTAAGCCAGCTTTCTCTGAAAGTTATCGTTGGGAGAATAATGACGGGCACTTGTGTTCCACTTATAAGCAGATCTTGTATTGATAGATAGGTGTCGAATAGTTGGGTGACATGTTCCACTTCTTGAATCAAAATTTTCCAACATATGACATTCGTCTAAAGAAACTATATGTGCCAGGTCATGAATCAGATCATGCATAGAATAGTATGTGCTTCTTTGAAAAAAACCTCGGTCCACTAAATCATTCAAGTAATGATAACCAGTCTCCTCCATTCTCTTACTTCCAGAAGGAATAAAACCTTGTGATATCCAAATGCGAACCAATTCCATCCCATCAAACATGTGACCTTTAGGAAATAGTGCACAATAAGAAAAACACCTTTGGAGATGGAAAGGCAAGTGTGTGAAACTAAGTTTCAATGCAGGGATGATATCATCCGGCCCTTGCTGCAGCTTCCATTCATCACTTTGCAAAACTGACATCCAGTGCCCACCATCAAGGTTTCTTTTCAACAGTGCACCAACACTTTTTGCAGCTAAGGGGTAACCCTTCAACTTGTTGGCTATCCGCTGCCCAATAACCTGTAAACCTGGATGTCCTTCATATTTCTCATCACCAAATGCACATGACTTGAACATAAGCCAAAAGTCATCATCTTTCAGGCCATCTAAATGTATAGGGTCCACAGTAGAAATCATTTTCACGACAGAGTGATTTCTAGTTGTGACCAAGATCACATTGCCATTCATTGAACATCTTAGTGGTGCTAATAGCTTGTCCCAGCGACTTTTATCACTGTCCTCCCACATATCGTCCAAAACAAGCAGCATGCGCTTCGACTTCAAATCCTCATCAAGAATCTCTTGCAATTTATTCAGATTTGTGATTCCTTCATGCTTGCTCACACCAGTTGACACGCAGTCCAGCATCTCACGTGTGAGCCTTACTTCATCAAAGTCAGCAGACACCGAGATCCATATCCGCTTGCTGAAGCAACCTTTCACTCTTGCGTCGTTATAAACGAGTTGTGCTAGAGTAGTTTTCCCAACACCACCATTGCCAACAATCGGAAGGACTGACAAATCGACACCACAAGCCTCAGCACTCACCAGCGTCTCCACAATGCGCTCCTTCACGGCATCCCTCCCAAATATCTTCGGCTCGGTAACAAAAGCTGTTGTCGGGCCCCGGCGATCCATACCAGCATCATGACCTCCGCGGGTGAAAACAAGGTCCAGCTTCTCCATCTTGAGCGCCTCACGAACATCATCTCCAGCTTCACACATTTGCTTCAAGATCTCATCAATTCGACCGGTGCTGGCATCCTCGTCCCCACCAATTCGTGCCCTTTTAGCACCACGAATCTTGGAGACCACTGACTGGACGACTGACGACGAGGAGCAAGTCTCGCTCCCCTCATCCGGATGGAGCTGGCGGTGGATCTGGTGGTagagcatttcgtcgagcaggttgtCGGCGTCGCTGGCAAGCCCGTGGAGGCGGCGCAGGGAGCCGAGCAGGGCCTCGCTGCGCGCCCTGGGCACGCGCTCCTGGGCTGCGGAGAGGACGAGGTGGAGGCCTTGCAGGCGGGAGCGGAGCCGGTGGATGTCGCCtccggggtcggggttggggtcggccACGCGCGCCGCGGCCCAGGCGGCGTCCATGCCATCGCTGACGAGCTTCTCCAGCACGACCTGGACAAGCCATGACGCTGCGCCCACGACGTCCATGggtgcagggcggcggcggcggcggtggacgggAGAGGCCCGAGGATGTAGAGATCTATGGCGATGAGGATTTTTCCACTGGATACCGGTGGACGGAGCCTGCCTGCAGCAACAGTAGTTGACTTTGTGGTGTCACGCTGCTCGTCACCGATGTATTGTGACTTGTGAGAAGCCTTTTGATTCAAAAACATTTTTCTAAAGGAATTTTGAATGATTTTCATTTTCCTTTCTACTCCATGCATGGTTTAATTTTTAGGACTGCAAT from Triticum aestivum cultivar Chinese Spring chromosome 3B, IWGSC CS RefSeq v2.1, whole genome shotgun sequence includes these protein-coding regions:
- the LOC123068322 gene encoding disease resistance protein RGA2, whose product is MDVVGAASWLVQVVLEKLVSDGMDAAWAAARVADPNPDPGGDIHRLRSRLQGLHLVLSAAQERVPRARSEALLGSLRRLHGLASDADNLLDEMLYHQIHRQLHPDEGSETCSSSSVVQSVVSKIRGAKRARIGGDEDASTGRIDEILKQMCEAGDDVREALKMEKLDLVFTRGGHDAGMDRRGPTTAFVTEPKIFGRDAVKERIVETLVSAEACGVDLSVLPIVGNGGVGKTTLAQLVYNDARVKGCFSKRIWISVSADFDEVRLTREMLDCVSTGVSKHEGITNLNKLQEILDEDLKSKRMLLVLDDMWEDSDKSRWDKLLAPLRCSMNGNVILVTTRNHSVVKMISTVDPIHLDGLKDDDFWLMFKSCAFGDEKYEGHPGLQVIGQRIANKLKGYPLAAKSVGALLKRNLDGGHWMSVLQSDEWKLQQGPDDIIPALKLSFTHLPFHLQRCFSYCALFPKGHMFDGMELVRIWISQGFIPSGSKRMEETGYHYLNDLVDRGFFQRSTYYSMHDLIHDLAHIVSLDECHMLENFDSRSGTCHPTIRHLSINTRSAYKWNTSARHYSPNDNFQRKLAYIGGKVQTKTLSTLMLFGKYDEGFSETFSKVFKEVQHLRVLRLSVLTCSIDTLLSDFGKLIHLRYLELISSGPGGPLPEVICRLYHLQVLDVEYWVDLSALPLGMNNLLNLRHFVARGELHAKIAGVGRLKFLQELKEFRVGETEDFQIEQLNGLKELGGSLAIYNLENVGSREESKNAGLRDKIYIHDLLLSWCKNRFGVSSITEAEVLEGLLPSCGLKRLHITSYGGICSPTWLSSNFSLTSLESIYLENCTKWEILPPLGQFPLLKTLHLVQLSASTEVPVMSCDDWTGSEKHVIFPCLEELTIRDCPKLRLFALPQCSSSDKGFHSFCCLRRVNIYNCPQLVDLPQFGEMKSLSIMSIEGVGSFPDIRLFVRALHIKGSASVRTLDEILTSILTYYRLSGLVKLTIASFLDLAYLPWENFSRLLSLEMLVIMDCPKFFLPAYSYDQGVPSLLKKLVIQECGITGKQLSDLLLQLPFLYFLTIGSCPKIASLAVGGLITGNFSSSTSYNHYWTIDGLLQIPPDLLNRLEYLCIEDFPDLVLLCNEGFLGFISLKTLHITGCPQFFSIMTEKESSDSWSLLPPSIQDLMVTHMDNRLLSFMLSNLTSLSILAISRSPGLTSIVLHSCTSLETIIIEKCARLSALDSMGSLCSIKHMRIFECPSLAIPCGPSSPDGQNKDLYFLLHLEKLEIDNASFFSTTICKSLPSLQHVVFFMAKNVRSFTEEQDKALCHLTSLHILDFCYCSDLISLPKELHRLSSVKKLSIKACPGILSLPEMGLPASLQELYVSNCSTELKEQCRKIKNVRCVYVDRHASKFITICKMLRLYFRNQKK